The Thermoplasmata archaeon DNA segment CGCGCGGACGAGCACGCGACCCTCGTGGCGCCAATGCGACGACGGGAAGGCCTTCTCCGCGTCGGTCTGCGGTTCCAGGCCGAGCGCGGTCGCCGCCGCCACGACCTCCTCGACCGTCGGGGCCTCGACGGCCCACCTCTTCGCGACCCGCCGGCCGTGAGCCCGCGAGCGGCCGAGGTCGAAGTAGGCCGGATACAGCACGATGGGCCGGTCGCGCTTCGGCATGCCGCGAGCGAAGGGCCGCCCCGCCATAAGGTTTTCCGGCAAGGCCTCAACGCGGGAAAGGTTCATGGCGACACCCCGCATCCCCCCCG contains these protein-coding regions:
- a CDS encoding signal recognition particle subunit SRP19/SEC65 family protein, with amino-acid sequence MPKRDRPIVLYPAYFDLGRSRAHGRRVAKRWAVEAPTVEEVVAAATALGLEPQTDAEKAFPSSHWRHEGRVLVRADYFKTSVVQKVAQRLKQARSR